The following proteins are co-located in the Doryrhamphus excisus isolate RoL2022-K1 chromosome 15, RoL_Dexc_1.0, whole genome shotgun sequence genome:
- the kat8 gene encoding histone acetyltransferase KAT8 gives MDPELDPTQAESERGDVDARIPAACSSNGSGGEDDEAEAEAHVREAGGSGGQHTPDRTGMHGREQEVSVEIGGTYLCQRADKTWHAAEVIQSRLNEQEGREEFYVHYVGFNRRLDEWVGKARLALTKTVKDAVRKSVEVGGVGDLGEQPERKITRNQKRKHDEINHVQKTYAEMDPTTAALEKEHEAITKVKYVDKIQIGNFEIDAWYFSPFPEDYGKQPKLWICEYCLKYMKYEKTFRHHLSHCQWKQPPGKEIYRRSNISVYEVDGRDHKIYCQNLCLLAKLFLDHKTLYFDVEPFIFYILTEVNKQGAHIVGYFSKEKESPDGNNVACILTLPPYQRRGYGKFLIAFSYELSKLESAVGSPEKPLSDLGKLSYRSYWSWVLLEILRDFRGTLSIKDLSQMTSITQSDIISTLQSLNMVKYWKGQHVICVTPKLVEEHLKSAQYKKPPITVDTVCLKWAPPKNKQAKLSKK, from the exons ATGGACCCGGAACTGGACCCGACCCAGGCGGAGAGCGAGCGCGGGGACGTGGACGCCCGCATCCCGGCTGCGTGCTCGTCGAACGGCAGCGGCGGAGAGGACGACGAGGCGGAGGCTGAGGCTCACGTTCGGGAAGCGGGAGGATCCGGCGGTCAGCACACGCCGGACCGGACCGGGATGCACGGCAGGGAACAGGAGGTGTCGGTGGAAATCGGAGGCACTTACTTGTGCCAACGCGCCGATAAAACATGGC ACGCAGCAGAGGTCATTCAGTCCCGGCTAAACGAGCAGGAAGGACGAGAGGAGTTCTACGTTCACTACGTAGGAT tcaACAGACGTCTGGACGAGTGGGTGGGCAAAGCCCGCCTGGCGCTCACCAAGACGGTGAAGGACGCCGTGAGGAAGAGCGTGGAGGTCGGCGGCGTTGGTGACCTTGGCGAACAACCCGAGCGAAAGATCACACGCAACCAGAAACGCAAACACGATGAGATCAACCATGTGCAGAAG ACCTACGCCGAGATGGACCCCACCACCGCCGCCCTGGAGAAGGAACACGAGGCG ATCACCAAGGTCAAATACGTGGACAAGATCCAGATTGGAAACTTCGAGATTGACGCCTGGTACTTCTCACCCTTCCCCGAAGACTACGGCAAGCAGCCCAAGCTTTGGATCTGCGAGTACTGTCTCAAGTACATGAAGTACGAGAAGACCTTCAGACACCACCTG tcccACTGCCAGTGGAAGCAGCCCCCAGGCAAGGAGATCTACAGGAGAAGCAACATCTCAGTGTACGAGGTGGACGGACGCGACCACAAG ATCTACTGCCAGAACCTGTGTCTGCTGGCCAAGCTCTTCCTGGACCACAAGACGCTCTACTTTGACGTGGAGCCCTTCATCTTCTACATCCTCACCGAGGTCAACAAGCAAGGGGCGCACATCGTGGGTTACTTCTCCAAA GAGAAAGAGTCTCCGGATGGGAACAACGTGGCGTGCATCCTCACGCTGCCGCCGTACCAACGCCGCGGCTACGGGAAGTTCCTCATCGCCTTCA gtTACGAGCTGTCCAAGCTGGAGAGTGCGGTGGGTTCTCCTGAGAAGCCTCTGTCCGATCTGGGCAAGCTGAGCTACAGAAGCTACTGGTCCTGGGTTCTTCTGGAGATACTACGAGATTTTAGAGGAACGCTTTCCATCAAAGACCTCAG CCAGATGACCAGCATCACGCAGAGTGACATCATCAGCACGCTGCAGTCTCTCAACATGGTGAAGTACTGGAAAGGTCAGCACGTCATCTGTGTGACGCCCAAGCTGGTGGAGGAGCACCTCAAGAGCGCCCAATACAAGAAGCCGCCCATCACAG TGGACACCGTGTGCCTGAAGTGGGCCCCTCCCAAAAATAAACAGGCCAAGTTGTCCAAGAAGTGA
- the LOC131103342 gene encoding xylosyltransferase 1-like, with protein MSAPACSRRLARRSRAAVVVAALAVLLIQTLLVWNFSSLDSSSGGDRGSRNREKRAAGSDKADRQPPRSGPLRRSDAPPPLPKAPGRPKLRADVYHSHRPKEKRPPDSNNNENSVPKDFDAMDSSNPAAPAQRQRAPAATARHKPRSIMGRSSSSNRTRVPAAAVPAAAVPAAAVPAAVVPEASPKSEKSPAARQMQETTAAPHRKEQAECEISGKEAISALSRAKSRACRQQMADVYCTHKKDLLMPHQVPRYCPLQGKVSVNIQWDDGPSDSAPPAPARLAFVLAVHGRASRQFRRLFKAVYHTAHFYYIHVDQRSDYLHREVTAVARKYGNVRVTPWRMATIWGGASLLTMYLRAMDDLLKMADWSWDFFINLSAADYPIRTNQQLVAFLSRHRHLNFIKSHGRDNARFIRKQGLDRLFLECDTHMWRLGDRKIPEGIAVDGGSDWFLLNRAFVDYVVRSTDELVGAMKRFYAFTLLPAESFFHTVLENSALCHTMVDNNLRLTNWNRKLGCRCQYKDIVDWCGCSPNDFKPDDMPRLQQQASRPTFFARKFEASVSQDVINQLDAHLFGAYAAGTPGLTAYWENVYEQETDGVAGVSDAVLSHYHSFARMGLRRAAGSLQGRPSDNSCRYETTAPPLSVHMYFLSDRFQGYLLRHVAVNRASAQLENLETWVTPRDHFALASPPHPTNRLRHVQVGADWDPKERLFRNWGGLLGPQDEPVAVQRWTRGPSNLTATVVWIDPTNVIAATYDIHVDASAEVTHYRPPLKAPLRPGVWTLRVLNHWSLLGQTSFVVAPLEFYQHQPIQQGEALRLHGGPAKNSYMEQSFHGLNPVLRLPVSLGAVEEAEANAGLTGAPLRRWLDRLLEAYWSAADVCSTGPSACPIMQRCRLTAWSSHSPDPKSELGPARQDGCIR; from the exons ATGAGCGCTCCGGCGTGTTCCCGCAGGCTGGCCCGCCGCTCCAGGGCTGCCGTGGTGGTCGCCGCGCTGGCCGTGCTGCTCATCCAGACTCTGCTGGTGTGGAACTTCAGCAGCCTGGACTCCTCATCTGGCGGAGACCGAGGCAGCCGCAACCGGGAGAAGCGAGCCGCGGGGTCGGACAAAGCCGACAGACAGCCGCCGAGAAGCGGACCGCTGAGGAGGAGCGATGCGCCGCCACCGCTCCCGAAGGCGCCCGGGAGACCCAAGCTGCGTGCG GACGTTTACCACTCTCACCGACCCAAAGAGAAACGCCCCCCCGACAGCAACAACAACGAGAACTCCGTCCCTAAAGACTTTGACGCCATGGACAGCAGCAACCCCGCCGCTCCAGCCCAGCGCCAGCGTGCGCCAGCCGCCACCGCTCGCCACAAGCCTCGGAGCATCATGGGAAGATCCTCCAGCTCCAATCGAACCCGCGTCCCAGCAGCCGCCGTCCCAGCAGCCGCCGTCCCAGCAGCCGCCGTCCCAGCAGCCGTCGTCCCAGAAGCGTCCCCAAAGTCGGAGAAGAGTCCAGCGGCGCGGCAGATGCAGGAGACGACCGCCGCGCCGCACAGGAAGGAGCAGGCCGAGTGCGAGATCAGCGGGAAGGAAGCCATCTCGGCTCTGTCGCGAGCTAAAAGCCGAGCGTGTCGCCAGCAGATGGCCGACGTCTACTGCACACACAAGAAGGACCTGCTGATGCCTCATCAGGTTCCTCGCTACTGCCCCCTGCAAG GTAAAGTCAGCGTGAACATCCAGTGGGACGACGGGCCGTCTGACTCCGCCCCCCCAGCGCCGGCACGCTTGGCCTTCGTGCTGGCGGTCCACGGCCGCGCCTCGCGTCAATTCCGCCGTCTCTTCAAGGCGGTCTACCACACGGCCCACTTCTACTACATCCACGTGGACCAG AGGTCCGACTACCTCCATCGAGAGGTGACGGCGGTGGCCCGGAAGTACGGCAACGTGCGCGTGACCCCCTGGAGGATGGCGACTATCTGGGGCGGGGCCAGCCTGCTGACCATGTACCTGCGCGCCATGGACGACCTGCTCAAGATGGCCGACTGGTCCTGGGACTTTTTCATCAACCTGAGCGCTGCCGACTACCCCATCAG GACCAACCAGCAGCTGGTGGCGTTCCTGTCCAGACATCGTCACCTGAACTTCATCAAGTCGCACGGACGCGACAACGCACG CTTCATCCGCAAACAGGGTCTGGACCGCCTCTTCCTGGAGTGCGACACGCACATGTGGCGCCTCGGAGACCGCAAGATCCCAGAAGGCATCGCGGTGGACGGAGGCTCCGATTGGTTCCTGCTCAACCGGGCCTTCGTGGACTACGTGGTCCGCTCCACGGACGAGCTGGTCGGCGCCATGAAGCGCTTCTACGCCTTCACGCTGCTTCCCGCCGAG TCCTTCTTCCACACCGTCCTGgagaacagcgccctctgccaCACCATGGTGGACAACAACCTGAGACTCACCAACTGGAACCGCAAGCTGGGGTGCCGGTGCCAGTACAAGGACATCGTGGACTGGTGCGGATGCTCGCCTAATGACTTCAAACCCGACGACATGCCCCGCCTCCAG CAACAGGCATCCAGGCCCACCTTCTTTGCCAGGAAGTTTGAGGCGAGCGTCAGCCAGGACGTCATCAACCAGCTGGACGCCCACCTGTTCGGAGCGTACGCGGCGGGCACGCCGGGCCTCACAGCCTACTGGGAGAACGTGTACGAGCAGGAAACGGACGGCGTCGCCGGCGTGTCCGATGCCGTGCTCAGCCACTACCACAGCTTTGCTCGCATGGGCCTACGACGCGCCGCCGGCTCCCTGCAGGGACGCCCCAGCGACAACAGCTGCAG gtACGAGACCACCGCCCCCCCGCTCTCAGTCCACATGTACTTCCTGTCCGACCGCTTCCAAGGTTACTTGCTGCGTCACGTGGCTGTGAACAGAGCCTCAGCCCAGCTGGAGAACCTGGAGACCTGGGTGACCCCCCGAGACCACTTCGCCCTggccagccccccccaccccaccaacaGACTGCGACACGTGCAg GTGGGGGCGGACTGGGATCCGAAAGAGCGTCTATTCCGGAACTGGGGGGGTCTGCTGGGGCCCCAGGACGAGCCGGTGGCAGTGCAGCGCTGGACCCGAGGCCCGAGCAACCTGACGGCCACGGTGGTGTGGATCGACCCCACCAACGTGATCGCCGCCACCTACGACATCCACGTGGACGCCTCCGCCGAGGTCACTCACTACCGCCCCCCGCTAAAGGCCCCGCTGCGGCCCGGCGTGTGGACCCTGAGGGTTCTGAACCACTGGAGCCTGCTGGGCCAGACCAGCTTCGTTGTGGCGCCGCTGGAGTTCTACCAACATCAGCCAATCCAACAAG GGGAGGCGTTGCGTCTTCACGGCGGCCCGGCCAAGAACTCCTACATGGAGCAGAGCTTCCACGGACTCAACCCCGTCCTCAGACTCCCCGTCAGCCTCGGCGCcgtggaggaggcggaggccAACGCCGGCCTGACGGGGGCGCCGCTGCGGCGCTGGCTGGACCGCCTGCTGGAGGCCTACTGGTCCGCGGCGGACGTCTGCTCCACGGGCCCGAGCGCGTGTCCCATCATGCAGCGCTGCCGCCTGACGGCGTGGAGCTCACACAGCCCGGACCCCAAGTCAGAACTTGGGCCGGCCCGCCAGGACGGCTGCATCAGGTAA